Sequence from the Streptomyces peucetius genome:
CCCCCGGCAGTTGTGAAGACGGCTGACGGTATGTCAGGCAGCGCCCCCGGGCCGCCGCGCGGGCTCCGCCCGGGACATTTGTCACCGGCAGGTCCGTACGGACGGATCTGCCGGGTGCCCCTGCCCGGTCCGTAGCGTCGGGCCATGAACAGCTCCAGGACGCTTTCCAGGACGCCCCAGAGCGGCCGGCCCATGGCGGCCGGCCCGCCGACCGGGTTCACGATGCTGCCGTGGCTGCTGATGGGCCTGGGCGCCGTCGCCAACCTGCTCAAGGGAGAGACGCCCAACCCCTGGGTCGGCGGACTCGGGGTGCTGGTCTTCAACTCCCTCTACATCGCCGTCGTCTTCCGCGCCTTCGACGACACCAGACGCGACGCGGCCCCGACCCGCTGGGCCCTGGCGGCGCTCGCGGCGATCACCTTCGCCCTCGCCGCCGGCTACGGCGGCAACTGGCTGCTCTTCTTCCCCCTCCTCGGCCTGGCCGTCGGCGCGGCCCTGCGCGGCCCGCTGCTCGGGTGGGTGGTGGTCCCGCTGTGCCTCGCCGCGGGGGCCGTCGCCGCCTGGCGGGACGGCTGGGACGCGATCGGCGTCGTGTACGGCACGTTCATCTCGTCGATGGTCACCGCCGCCGTACTGGCGCTCTCCGACACGGTCAGGGAACTGCGCGCCACCCGCGCGGAGCTGGCGCGCAGCGCCGTCGAGCAGGAACGGCTGCGCTTCTCCCGCGACCTGCACGACCTGCTGGGCCACACCCTGTCGGTGATCGTGGTCAAGGCGGAGGCCGCCCGCCGGCTCGGCGGGCGCGACATGACGGAGGCGCTGACCCAGATCCGTGACATCGAGGCGGTGGGCCGCCATGCCCTCACCGAGATCCGCGAGGCCGTCACCGGCTACCGCGAGGGCAGTCTGACCGCCGAGCTCGGCCGGGCCCGCGACACCCTGACGACGACCGGGGTCGAACCGGTGGTGCGCCTGTCCGGTCCGCTGCTGGAACCGGAGGCGGAAGCGCTGCTCACGTGGGTGGTGCGGGAGTCGGTGACCAACG
This genomic interval carries:
- a CDS encoding sensor histidine kinase; the protein is MNSSRTLSRTPQSGRPMAAGPPTGFTMLPWLLMGLGAVANLLKGETPNPWVGGLGVLVFNSLYIAVVFRAFDDTRRDAAPTRWALAALAAITFALAAGYGGNWLLFFPLLGLAVGAALRGPLLGWVVVPLCLAAGAVAAWRDGWDAIGVVYGTFISSMVTAAVLALSDTVRELRATRAELARSAVEQERLRFSRDLHDLLGHTLSVIVVKAEAARRLGGRDMTEALTQIRDIEAVGRHALTEIREAVTGYREGSLTAELGRARDTLTTTGVEPVVRLSGPLLEPEAEALLTWVVRESVTNVVRHAGASHCEIALTGTTEHVRLTVTDDGRGPGPSDVPGSGLRGLAERLAAAGGTLASGPCPQGGFRVTAELPVRS